The following is a genomic window from Methanoplanus sp. FWC-SCC4.
GGTAATGGCATAAACAAAATTACCTATCATTCTTGCATTCTCATAATCTCCCGGGAGTTCGATTGTATAAAGAATTTCAGGATTTTTCCTGTCTTTTATATTGTAGATCCAGGCGTTTGTATTGATATTTGTAAACAGCACAGGTGCGGCACTCCCTTTTGGTGTTCTCCACTCTTCCGTTCTGTTCTCTCCGAAGACAACAAGCCTGTCGTTATTTAAAAATATGTCATGTGCCCTTATTCCCTCAATCCTTCCGTCAAAAACAATCTCCGCATCTTTTGCAGGGTAGGCATCGGTAATTATCAGATGTTTATTTTTCACAATGTAGATGTATTTGTTGTCGTTTTTGACAAAGTCGGCCTCATCTACATCTTCAACCTGAATGTTGGTTGTGGAATAATCAGAAGCATATTCACTATCCGGTATAACAACCGGTGCTGATGTGGGCACTAATGTGGGTGCGGGCGTTACGGGTGGTGCCTCCATCGGGACAGGAGCCGTATCGCCCGTTGCATAAACCACTTCCTGTGATTTCTGGGTTGTCAGAAAGCCCCCGCCGAGATAATCCAGCGGAGAATATTCGTGTTTTTTCTGGTATGTGTTCAGAAAGCTTTCAAGTTCCTCTTCGGTTGATACTTTGATTATTTCATCTGAATCATATGCCGGATCACCCTCGTAAAAGAAGATGGCGTAGGCAAATATGCCTGCAACGATTGCAGCCCCGATAACAATCAGTGATATAAAAATTTTGAAATGTGTATCCTCATCCATTTTTAAAATCCCCCTTTGATTTCAATAATATGGATTATATTGATTTACAGGTATAATTATTTGGCTTTGACTTTCAAAATTTTTGAAGTTATATTGCTGTTCATATCTTCGGCTGCACTTTAAAACAAAGAAAAAAGATTTTCCTGAAATGATCCGGGAAAAAATTTTTTAAGGGAGATTTAAAGTTAAAAATTCATCCAATGGAACAGGAGCCGGCATTAATGTAAATGAAATGAAAAGGCAGAGGAAGATAATGTACGGCATAATCATTGCAATTACGGCACGCCCTGTGGATATTTCGTGAAGTTCCCTTATCGCAAGTATTTCAAGAATAAGTGCCCATAGTCCTGTTAACAGTCCGATTATTGGAATCCATCCGAATATGTAAGTCGGCGTGCCTCCATAAACAATTACTTTAAGTGTTTCAAAAAGACCTCTTTTTCCTTCCACAATTATTACAAAAATCTGGAGGAACAGGGTGTTTATAATCAAACTACCCCAGATTATCGCATATATTATCAGAAAAATTTCTATCAGGCCGAAACCTGCCAGAAATGAAAAACTCCTGAGGGTATCCAGGTTGTAGAATGTTGTTATTGCAAATCCAAATGAATAAATAAAAATTATTATGGCAGAATAAAGAAGAGTCTCCATAGGTGTCCTCTTACGGAGATTCTTAAGTGAAGGGACGGGTTTTAAGATTAAACCTTTAATATCCCCTAGAATAATCCCTGTTGATCTTTTTATTTTATCAAATGTTTCCTGCATATTCAACTGCATTATTCATTAGTAAAAGGATGATATAAAACCTGATTCTCTTTCCACTTAGAAAAACTGGTTGATGCTTTTCTGATTTGGAATATGTTTTTGAGGTTTTGGGGTTGCCCTTTCCTTTGGCTCATTTGCGGATTTATACACATACCCTTCAATCCTTTTTCCCCATGTGCTTGTGCCTTTTGGCACCTGCTCAAGATCTGATTTTACTTCATGAATGGTTGCACTGATATTGTCGGCAAAGTGAACGGCCCATGCTTCCGGTGTCTGTGGCCGTATATCACCGTAATCCCCGTGATGTGACTGTATGATATGCATGAGCTCCCCGAAAGTTTCTTTGTCGGTAAAAGCCTCATACCTTGACAACATCTGCAATGCGGGAGTAATGTGTCCTAGAAGAGAATAAAGGGAATTTGCCTGGAATGAGAGTCCCTTTCTGTCAAAATTCATGCACTTGCCGATGTCGTGGAGAATTGCGCCTGCAATCAGGATATCTCTGTTAAGGTTGGAACCGGATATTCCCTCTGATATTGAAACTGATATTTTTGCAACCTCAAGGGTGTGCTCGCAGAGTCCGCCCGGGTAATCATGGTGTTTTGATTTTGCCGCCGGTTTTTCAAAGAAACCGTCTGTTTTTTTGAGTACAGAAATGACTATGTTCCTTAGTCCCTCATCTGATATTGATTCGGACAGATGAAGGATCTCCTTTTTGTTTCCTTCAATGTCTGCTGGTGAGAACAAGAAGTCGCCTTCATTTATCCCTTTGCTTTCGGCAGGATTTTTAAGATATTCGATTCCTTCGTTTATGCTGACATAGATCTCTTCATTGTAGGAGTCGGCCTTCCCGGAAATTCTGAATACACAGCCCGCATTTTCAAAAAGGGATTTGTATATATATTCAATCTCCTGGTCTCCTCCGTTGTACCTCCCCCATATCTTGCATGGGATCTTTCCTGTGCTGTCTGAGAGGGTGCAGGTGAGGTATTTTCCTTTTTTGCCTGTTTTAAGGTCGGCATTCTCTATTAAAAAAAGTGAATCCACTCTGTTATCAGGTTTTACATCCCTTACGAATAGGTTTTTTTTCATGCCATTTCCCGCATTATCCAAATCTGATTTTTACAAGATTGTATATCATTTTAATTCCGTCCCCTCCTCCGACATGAGAGAGTTCCATATCGTTCCAGCTGATTGGAACTTCATGAATTTTACATCCTGCCTTTTTCATGCACCACAATATCTCGACATCAAACTCAAATCCCCTGGAAGTAACATCCGGCAGAATTCTGTCAAGAGATTTTTTTCTAAAAACCTTTGCGCCGCATTGTGTATCCCTATACGGAAGAGAGAAGAGCACCCTTATTGCAAGATTGAAAATTCTGCTCTGAATCCGCCTTGAAAGTGACTGTTTTACCGAAACCTTTGATTCGGGAAGCCACCTTGATCCAATAACGCAGTCATAACGGTCAAGCCCTGAGAAGAGACGCTTTAATTCGGAAACAGAAGTCGAACCGTCTGCATCTACAAAACCTGCATAATCGGTCTCAGCCGCCTTTATCCCTTCAATTATCCCTCCGCCTTTTCCAAGGCGTGTATTTGATCTGATTATCTTTATTTTCAGTCCGGGATTTTCTTCTCCGAATTTTTTTACAATTTCATCTGTTTTGTCGGTTCCGTCACAGACAAAGATGAACCGGCCGCCAAACAGGAGGGCCTCATCAAGAAATCTGAGAATTCTCTTCTCTTCGTTGTAGGCCGGTACAACAATTGTGCAGTTTTCTTCAGGGATATTGTCCATATAAATTTCGAAACTCTGGTTTTATTCAGCAGGTTAATTTCTCAATTATGGTCTCTGCAAACTCTGCTGATGCGGTAGGGTGGTTTGCAGTAATTATATTCATATCTGCAACAACCCCTATCTTTACGTAATTGGCACCGCCCTCTTCTAGCAGTTTGAGAGTTGCCGGTGACTCAAATACGGTTGCCTGCCGTCCTTTTAACAGACCTGCCCTTGCAAGCACTACAGGTGCCAGGCATATTGCTGCTGTCACTTTTCCTGATTTTCCAAACTTTTCTGTAAGCTCTTTTAAGTCGTCGTCAGACCACAGGAAGTCAGATGCTCCAAGACCCCCGACAATCACAAGTGCATCATAGGAGGTTTCATCAGCATCACGTATTGCAATATCTGCATTCTGAATTCCCCCCATAATGCCGTAGCACTCACCTGATTCGACAGATGCAACCTCATATTCAATTCCCGCTTCCTCAAACATTTTTGCGGGGATTTCAAATTCTTCTTCACGGTATCTCTTTGGTGCAATAACCATCAGAATTTTCATGAGTAAAATAGTGGATTTGGATTTGCAATAATATTACTGATATATTACCGGTGATTCCCCAGGTGAACGCAAAGATCTGTACCGGGTTTGTACCTGTCTGCAATTTTTAGGGCGACATCTCTTAGAGCATTATGTTCTGCTCTGCATGATTTTGGTATATCCTCTTTTCGCAGAATTTTAGAGGTATTTTCAGTAACCTGTATGAGCTCTGTTGCAATGACTGCATTTAACCAGAGCATATCCCTCATCATCTGCTTTTCTTCTTCATCCATGAAATGAATTCATCATAAAGTCCGATAAAACCTTTTGATTTTGCAAATTATACCGGTTTTATAATATCCTGAGAGAAACCAGGAATATGAATATAATATGTCATAT
Proteins encoded in this region:
- a CDS encoding YIP1 family protein → MQETFDKIKRSTGIILGDIKGLILKPVPSLKNLRKRTPMETLLYSAIIIFIYSFGFAITTFYNLDTLRSFSFLAGFGLIEIFLIIYAIIWGSLIINTLFLQIFVIIVEGKRGLFETLKVIVYGGTPTYIFGWIPIIGLLTGLWALILEILAIRELHEISTGRAVIAMIMPYIIFLCLFISFTLMPAPVPLDEFLTLNLP
- a CDS encoding HD domain-containing protein; the protein is MKKNLFVRDVKPDNRVDSLFLIENADLKTGKKGKYLTCTLSDSTGKIPCKIWGRYNGGDQEIEYIYKSLFENAGCVFRISGKADSYNEEIYVSINEGIEYLKNPAESKGINEGDFLFSPADIEGNKKEILHLSESISDEGLRNIVISVLKKTDGFFEKPAAKSKHHDYPGGLCEHTLEVAKISVSISEGISGSNLNRDILIAGAILHDIGKCMNFDRKGLSFQANSLYSLLGHITPALQMLSRYEAFTDKETFGELMHIIQSHHGDYGDIRPQTPEAWAVHFADNISATIHEVKSDLEQVPKGTSTWGKRIEGYVYKSANEPKERATPKPQKHIPNQKSINQFF
- a CDS encoding glycosyltransferase, translating into MDNIPEENCTIVVPAYNEEKRILRFLDEALLFGGRFIFVCDGTDKTDEIVKKFGEENPGLKIKIIRSNTRLGKGGGIIEGIKAAETDYAGFVDADGSTSVSELKRLFSGLDRYDCVIGSRWLPESKVSVKQSLSRRIQSRIFNLAIRVLFSLPYRDTQCGAKVFRKKSLDRILPDVTSRGFEFDVEILWCMKKAGCKIHEVPISWNDMELSHVGGGDGIKMIYNLVKIRFG
- a CDS encoding DJ-1/PfpI family protein, with product MVIAPKRYREEEFEIPAKMFEEAGIEYEVASVESGECYGIMGGIQNADIAIRDADETSYDALVIVGGLGASDFLWSDDDLKELTEKFGKSGKVTAAICLAPVVLARAGLLKGRQATVFESPATLKLLEEGGANYVKIGVVADMNIITANHPTASAEFAETIIEKLTC